A part of Marinomonas rhizomae genomic DNA contains:
- the nqrE gene encoding NADH:ubiquinone reductase (Na(+)-transporting) subunit E produces MEHLISLFVKAVFVENMALAFFLGMCTFLALSKKVETAIGLGIAVVVVLAITVPLNNLLYQNLLVDGALEWAGLPGVDLSFLGLLSYIGVIAAVVQILEMTLDKYMPALYNALGVFLPLITVNCAIMGASLFMVERDYNFGESVVYGVGAGVGWALAIAALAGIREKLKYSDVPAGLRGLGITFITVGLMSLGFMSFSGVQL; encoded by the coding sequence ATGGAACATTTAATCAGTCTGTTTGTTAAAGCTGTTTTTGTTGAAAACATGGCGTTAGCTTTCTTCCTTGGTATGTGTACCTTTTTGGCTCTGTCCAAAAAAGTAGAAACAGCGATAGGTTTGGGGATAGCAGTTGTTGTTGTTTTGGCGATTACGGTTCCTCTTAATAACTTGTTGTACCAGAACCTATTAGTAGATGGTGCGCTTGAGTGGGCGGGTTTGCCTGGCGTTGATCTTAGCTTTTTGGGTCTCTTGAGCTACATTGGTGTTATCGCTGCTGTGGTTCAGATATTGGAAATGACTTTGGATAAATACATGCCTGCGTTATATAACGCGCTTGGTGTGTTTTTGCCACTTATCACAGTGAACTGTGCCATCATGGGTGCTTCTTTGTTCATGGTTGAGCGTGACTACAACTTTGGTGAGAGTGTCGTTTACGGTGTGGGTGCTGGTGTTGGTTGGGCGTTGGCGATTGCTGCGCTAGCTGGTATTCGGGAGAAGCTTAAGTATTCAGATGTTCCTGCAGGTCTTCGTGGTCTAGGTATCACGTTTATTACTGTTGGTCTAATGAGCTTAGGTTTTATGTCATTTTCTGGTGTGCAGCTTTAA
- a CDS encoding NADH:ubiquinone reductase (Na(+)-transporting) subunit D, with amino-acid sequence MSDVKKVLFGPILANNPIALQILGICSALAVTSSMKVSLVMAIALTLVTAFSSFFIAIIRSHIPNSIRIIVQMIIIASLVIVVDQVLKAFAYEISKQLSVFVGLIITNCIVMGRAEAFAMKNGPIMSFVDGIGNGLGYSAMLIVVAFFRELLGAGKLFGVEIFATVQNGGWYQPNGLMLLPPSAFFVIGLVIWALRSYKKEQVEEPEFKIAANSRSQEAL; translated from the coding sequence ATGTCTGATGTGAAAAAAGTCCTCTTTGGGCCAATTCTTGCAAATAACCCGATTGCCTTGCAGATCTTGGGTATTTGTTCAGCGTTGGCTGTAACAAGTAGTATGAAAGTCAGTTTGGTTATGGCCATTGCCTTAACCTTGGTAACGGCTTTCTCAAGCTTTTTTATTGCGATTATTCGTAGCCATATTCCAAACAGTATTCGTATCATTGTTCAGATGATCATTATTGCCTCTTTGGTAATTGTGGTGGATCAGGTTTTGAAGGCCTTTGCTTACGAAATCAGTAAGCAGCTTTCTGTATTCGTTGGTCTTATCATTACGAACTGTATCGTAATGGGGCGCGCAGAAGCGTTCGCTATGAAAAATGGCCCAATAATGAGCTTTGTGGATGGTATTGGTAACGGTTTAGGTTACAGCGCAATGTTAATTGTTGTTGCCTTTTTCCGTGAATTACTTGGTGCTGGTAAGTTATTTGGTGTCGAAATCTTTGCAACTGTTCAGAATGGCGGTTGGTATCAGCCTAATGGTTTGATGTTGCTTCCACCTAGTGCATTCTTTGTTATCGGCTTGGTTATTTGGGCTTTGCGTTCTTATAAGAAAGAACAAGTTGAAGAGCCTGAATTCAAGATTGCAGCGAATTCTCGTTCTCAGGAGGCGCTATAA
- a CDS encoding Na(+)-translocating NADH-quinone reductase subunit C yields the protein MASNNDSIKKTIIVALSLCLVCSIFVAAAAVGLKPIQNTNKDLDRKRNILSAAGMLEPGKSVDEIFESVETRIVNLQTGKFATQAELDDAGIKASTFDQKAASKDPSLSISLKGNDPAGIKRRSNFSAVYLVKSGDNIDRIILPVHGYGLWSTMYGFMALKNDFNTVIGFGFYDQAETPGLGGEVDNPNWKALWKGKEIYNGQGEAVIHLVKGGVDSSDPDAEHKVDGLSGATLTSRGVTHLVQYWLGQEGFGPFLSQLRSEGVQ from the coding sequence ATGGCTAGTAATAACGATAGTATTAAAAAGACCATTATAGTTGCTTTATCTTTGTGTTTGGTTTGTTCTATTTTTGTTGCAGCCGCAGCAGTAGGTCTTAAGCCTATTCAGAACACCAATAAAGACTTAGACCGTAAGCGCAATATTTTGTCTGCCGCTGGTATGCTTGAACCTGGCAAATCAGTTGATGAGATTTTTGAGTCTGTTGAAACTCGTATTGTGAATTTGCAAACTGGCAAATTTGCTACTCAAGCTGAACTAGATGATGCAGGAATTAAAGCGTCTACTTTTGATCAAAAGGCGGCGTCTAAAGATCCTAGTTTGTCTATTTCTCTTAAGGGTAACGATCCGGCTGGTATCAAACGTCGTTCAAACTTCTCTGCGGTTTACCTTGTGAAGTCTGGCGATAATATCGATCGCATCATTCTGCCTGTGCATGGCTATGGCTTATGGTCAACTATGTACGGCTTTATGGCTTTGAAAAATGACTTCAATACAGTGATCGGCTTTGGTTTTTATGACCAAGCTGAAACACCTGGATTAGGCGGTGAGGTTGATAATCCTAACTGGAAGGCATTGTGGAAAGGTAAAGAAATCTACAATGGACAAGGCGAAGCTGTAATTCATCTTGTAAAAGGTGGAGTGGATAGTTCTGATCCTGATGCTGAGCACAAAGTAGATGGTTTATCTGGTGCTACACTAACAAGTCGTGGTGTTACTCATCTTGTTCAATACTGGTTGGGTCAGGAAGGGTTTGGACCATTCTTATCGCAACTACGTAGCGAAGGAGTTCAATAA
- a CDS encoding NADH:ubiquinone reductase (Na(+)-transporting) subunit B has translation MGLRKVLDKMEPEFHSGGKYEKWYALFEAVDTIFYRPSSVTKNGSHVRDAVDMKRIMILVWMCTFPAMFFGMYNIGLQANTAMEAMGVAPADSWRHAIIGGLTSYNASSIWDNMIYGAMYFLPVYLVTFVVGGFWEVLFASVRKHEVNEGFFVTSILFSLSLPATVPLWQVALGITFGVVLAKEVFGGTGKNFLNPALAGRAFLFFAYPASMSGDAVWTAVDGFSGATALSQLAADGVAGLTVAWSDAFFGFIQGSMGETSTLAILIGGGALLIMRIAAWRIVAGVMLGMVLTSALFNVIGSDTNPMFSTPWYWHLVLGGFAFGMMYMATDPVSASMTNRGKWFYGALIGLMVVLIRVVNPAYPEGMMLAILFANLFAPFIDHFVVQANIKRRIARNG, from the coding sequence ATGGGGCTTAGAAAAGTACTCGATAAAATGGAACCTGAGTTTCACTCAGGTGGAAAATACGAAAAATGGTATGCGCTTTTCGAAGCGGTAGATACTATTTTTTACCGCCCAAGTTCTGTAACCAAGAATGGCTCTCACGTTCGTGATGCAGTGGATATGAAACGCATCATGATATTGGTGTGGATGTGTACATTCCCAGCTATGTTCTTTGGTATGTACAATATTGGTCTACAAGCCAATACTGCAATGGAAGCAATGGGTGTTGCGCCTGCTGATTCTTGGCGTCATGCCATTATTGGCGGTCTAACGAGCTATAATGCTTCAAGCATTTGGGACAATATGATTTACGGTGCAATGTACTTTTTGCCTGTTTATCTTGTTACCTTTGTTGTTGGTGGTTTCTGGGAAGTGTTGTTTGCTTCTGTGCGTAAGCATGAAGTTAACGAAGGCTTCTTTGTTACCTCTATCCTTTTCTCTCTTTCTCTGCCTGCAACTGTGCCTTTATGGCAAGTGGCTCTGGGTATCACCTTTGGTGTTGTCCTGGCGAAAGAGGTGTTTGGTGGTACAGGTAAAAACTTCCTTAACCCTGCTTTGGCTGGCCGTGCGTTCTTGTTTTTCGCTTACCCAGCGTCCATGTCTGGTGATGCTGTTTGGACTGCGGTAGATGGCTTCTCTGGTGCGACTGCGTTGAGTCAACTTGCTGCTGATGGCGTTGCAGGTTTAACCGTTGCTTGGTCTGATGCCTTCTTTGGCTTCATTCAAGGTTCCATGGGTGAAACTTCTACTCTGGCTATTCTGATTGGTGGTGGTGCATTGTTAATTATGCGCATCGCAGCTTGGCGGATAGTTGCTGGCGTTATGCTAGGTATGGTGCTGACTTCTGCGTTGTTTAACGTTATTGGTTCAGACACTAACCCTATGTTCTCTACGCCTTGGTATTGGCATCTTGTTTTAGGTGGCTTTGCTTTTGGTATGATGTACATGGCGACGGATCCAGTGTCTGCGTCAATGACGAATCGCGGTAAATGGTTTTACGGCGCTCTGATTGGCTTGATGGTTGTGTTGATTCGTGTTGTTAACCCTGCTTACCCAGAAGGTATGATGTTGGCAATTTTGTTTGCGAATCTGTTTGCGCCATTTATTGACCACTTTGTTGTTCAGGCGAACATTAAACGGAGGATTGCACGCAATGGCTAG
- a CDS encoding Na(+)-translocating NADH-quinone reductase subunit A — MYKITKGLDLPISGAPNQVIETAAAAKTVAVIGPDFHGMKPTMLVKEGDKVKKGQIIFTDKKTEGVNYTAPASGTVIEINRGERRVLQSLVISVEGDESETFASYAGSELKSLERSKVVENLVNSGLWTSFRTRPFSKVPEIASAPNSIFVTAIDTNPLAASPEVVLADQAEAFADGLTVLTRLTEGKVFLCKAAGAKIPTTSDVTVEEFAGVHPAGLAGTHIHFLDPVSDKKTVWSINYQDVVAIGKLFVTGELDVERVIALAGPQVKKPRLVRTQVGASLENLLAGEMGEGDNRVISGSVLSGRNAFGPFAYLGRYHTQVTVLLEGRERQMMHYLRAGVEKHSIMNVFLSKLTGKKSFDMTTTTNGSDRTMLPLGNFERVMPLDILATQLLRALVVNDTEQAQKLGALELDEEDLALCTYSCSGKFEYGPILRDCLTLIEKEG, encoded by the coding sequence ATGTATAAAATTACAAAAGGCCTAGATCTACCGATCTCAGGTGCTCCCAATCAAGTGATTGAGACGGCTGCTGCTGCAAAGACAGTTGCTGTGATCGGTCCAGACTTTCATGGAATGAAACCCACCATGCTTGTCAAGGAAGGGGACAAGGTCAAGAAAGGTCAAATTATTTTTACGGATAAGAAAACGGAAGGTGTTAATTATACCGCTCCTGCTTCTGGAACCGTAATTGAGATTAATCGTGGTGAACGACGTGTTCTTCAGTCTCTCGTTATTAGCGTTGAAGGCGACGAGTCTGAAACCTTTGCGTCTTATGCCGGCTCTGAACTGAAATCTTTAGAACGTAGCAAGGTTGTGGAAAATCTGGTTAACTCTGGATTATGGACATCATTCCGTACCCGCCCGTTCTCTAAGGTTCCTGAAATTGCTTCAGCGCCAAACTCCATTTTTGTTACCGCTATAGATACGAATCCGCTAGCTGCTTCTCCTGAAGTTGTGCTTGCTGATCAAGCGGAAGCATTTGCAGATGGCCTTACTGTGTTGACTCGTTTAACCGAAGGTAAGGTTTTTCTATGTAAGGCAGCTGGCGCAAAAATCCCAACAACGTCCGATGTGACGGTTGAGGAATTTGCTGGTGTGCATCCTGCCGGTCTTGCTGGTACGCATATCCACTTCCTTGATCCAGTTAGTGATAAGAAAACAGTTTGGTCTATTAATTACCAAGATGTTGTTGCTATTGGTAAATTGTTTGTAACTGGTGAGCTGGATGTTGAGCGAGTGATTGCTTTAGCCGGACCACAAGTTAAAAAGCCTCGTTTGGTTCGTACTCAAGTTGGTGCAAGCTTAGAAAATTTGCTGGCTGGCGAAATGGGTGAAGGTGATAACCGAGTTATCTCTGGCTCTGTTCTTTCTGGTCGCAATGCTTTTGGACCTTTTGCTTACTTAGGTCGTTACCACACTCAAGTGACTGTATTGCTTGAAGGTCGTGAGCGTCAAATGATGCATTATCTTCGTGCGGGCGTAGAAAAACATTCTATTATGAATGTGTTCTTGTCCAAGCTTACGGGGAAAAAATCCTTTGATATGACAACGACGACAAATGGTAGTGATCGTACTATGTTGCCTCTTGGTAACTTTGAGCGCGTGATGCCACTTGATATTCTAGCAACGCAATTGCTACGAGCGTTAGTTGTGAACGATACAGAGCAGGCTCAAAAGCTTGGTGCACTTGAGTTAGATGAAGAAGATTTGGCTTTGTGTACTTACAGTTGCTCAGGTAAGTTCGAATATGGCCCGATCCTTCGGGATTGCCTAACTCTAATAGAGAAAGAGGGTTAA
- the folX gene encoding dihydroneopterin triphosphate 2'-epimerase gives MIKPEAQIHIKNLRLRTYIGFNESEKQNKQDVVINAWIHYPASQAYDTDNVENAVNYRTICKEMIAHTENNRFLLLEKLTADLLELCMSSNHVTFAKVEVAKPHALRFADSVSLTLSATREQ, from the coding sequence ATGATCAAACCAGAAGCTCAAATTCATATTAAGAATCTACGTCTGCGAACCTATATTGGATTCAATGAATCTGAAAAACAAAACAAGCAAGATGTGGTAATCAATGCCTGGATACACTATCCGGCCTCTCAAGCCTATGACACAGACAATGTTGAAAATGCGGTAAACTACCGGACAATTTGTAAAGAAATGATAGCTCACACTGAAAATAACCGCTTTCTATTGCTTGAAAAACTAACCGCAGACTTACTGGAGCTTTGCATGTCATCGAACCATGTAACCTTTGCAAAAGTCGAAGTTGCAAAACCTCACGCTTTACGTTTTGCAGACTCTGTATCTTTGACGCTATCCGCCACTAGAGAACAATAA
- the mfd gene encoding transcription-repair coupling factor has protein sequence MSETVSITLKPGFKNLISGLDGSRKALQLLAIAAQHKQPMLFMANTVAELNELEDEIQFLNQNKREILRFSDWETLPYDAFSPHQDIISQRLETLAKLTETKNPIVLTTVASCITRLCPKHHLDAQRFHLEEGQELPLEQLSRKLTNAGYLNVENVHEHGEYAIRGALMDVYPMGAENPIRIDWFDNEIESIRWFDPETQRSISKVAEIKMLPAKEFPTTSQGIQQFRQAFRERFEANPLSSPIYQDISSGIIPAGIEYYLPLFFEQTASVFDYLPDNTLIVRSDNFNDQFASIQLDFRSRHESLNYNIERPILKPDELCLREDELFGRLNQYTNIIFSVTGDHPAYKALDTVKIDSKAAQPLGKLQDFLAGTSARVLIVAESAGRREALLDLLKKHNIKPKQVDSWEAFTKSTKSLAITEGNIGRGFIINEALALIPESEILGERVSQHRRRNKQNNISEDAIIRNLTELRLNAPVVHIDHGVGRYLGLTNLQIDGQETELLTLGYANDAKLYVPVSSLQLISRYTGADEDTAPLHKLGTDKWSVAKQKAAEKARDTAAELLEIYAKREARVGYAFAKPDDQYELFSAGFPFEETPDQQMAIDAVMADMSAKKPMDRLVCGDVGFGKTEVAMRAAFLAVQDGKQVAVLVPTTLLAQQHYENFCDRFADWPVEIELLSRFRSGKQSNTSIDRLESGKADIVVGTHKLIQSDIKFANLGLVIIDEEHRFGVKQKEQFKALRAEVDILTLTATPIPRTLNMSLSGIRDLSIIATPPAKRLSVKTFVKQKDEHQIKEAILRELHRGGQVYYLHNEVQTIQKAAEELEELIPEARVIVGHGQMRERELEQVMSDFYHKRANVLVCSTIIETGIDIPNANTIIIERADKFGLAQLHQLRGRVGRSHHQAYAYLLTPNDRKVTGDAEKRLEAITLADTLGAGFTLATHDLEIRGTGELLGDGQSGHIEHVGFSLFMDMLDRAVKSLKNGESPDIDITSPAQTDVNLRVPALIPEDYLGDVHSRLILYKRIASAKSSDELKDLQVEMIDRFGLLPDATKNLFRQTELKLKAESLGINKIEANAKEGKIFFNSKTPVDPMKLIRLIQTKPDIYKLVGSDTLKFLAPMNSAEERFQQTTMTLELLH, from the coding sequence ATGTCAGAAACCGTATCAATCACCCTAAAACCCGGCTTCAAAAACTTAATTAGCGGCCTAGATGGCAGCCGAAAAGCATTACAACTGCTAGCAATAGCAGCTCAACATAAACAACCTATGCTTTTTATGGCCAACACGGTCGCCGAACTCAATGAGCTTGAAGATGAAATACAGTTTCTAAATCAAAACAAAAGAGAAATATTAAGATTTAGCGATTGGGAAACCTTACCATACGACGCCTTCTCGCCACACCAAGACATTATATCTCAGCGTTTAGAAACGCTGGCTAAGCTTACCGAAACGAAAAATCCGATTGTACTCACCACGGTTGCTTCCTGCATAACGCGTCTTTGCCCTAAACACCACCTTGATGCCCAGCGCTTTCATTTGGAAGAAGGACAAGAACTTCCTCTGGAGCAACTATCAAGAAAGCTAACTAACGCGGGCTACTTAAATGTAGAGAACGTCCACGAGCATGGTGAATACGCCATCCGCGGCGCCTTGATGGATGTTTATCCAATGGGTGCGGAAAACCCAATCAGGATAGATTGGTTCGACAATGAAATAGAATCGATTCGATGGTTTGATCCAGAGACACAGCGCAGCATTAGCAAGGTAGCTGAAATTAAAATGCTTCCAGCAAAAGAGTTCCCAACCACTTCACAGGGAATTCAGCAGTTTCGCCAAGCTTTTAGAGAGCGCTTTGAAGCCAACCCACTTTCAAGCCCGATATACCAAGATATCTCCAGTGGTATTATACCAGCAGGCATTGAATACTATTTACCTTTATTCTTTGAACAAACCGCTAGCGTATTTGACTACCTACCTGACAACACTCTGATCGTTCGCTCCGACAACTTCAACGATCAGTTTGCGAGTATTCAACTTGATTTCCGTAGCCGCCACGAATCCCTGAATTACAACATCGAGCGCCCTATTTTAAAGCCCGATGAACTGTGCCTACGCGAAGACGAACTTTTTGGACGACTTAATCAATACACGAACATTATTTTTTCAGTGACAGGTGATCATCCTGCATATAAAGCACTTGATACCGTTAAAATTGATTCAAAAGCAGCACAACCACTTGGAAAACTACAAGACTTTCTGGCAGGAACCTCAGCTAGAGTATTAATTGTCGCTGAGTCTGCAGGCCGCCGAGAGGCCTTGCTTGACCTGTTAAAAAAACACAACATTAAACCAAAGCAAGTTGACAGCTGGGAAGCATTCACTAAGTCGACAAAATCACTCGCCATTACCGAAGGCAATATTGGCCGCGGCTTCATCATTAATGAAGCGCTTGCGCTAATTCCTGAAAGTGAAATATTAGGCGAACGCGTTTCTCAACACCGTCGACGCAATAAACAAAACAACATCAGCGAAGATGCGATCATTCGCAACCTCACTGAGTTAAGATTAAATGCACCCGTTGTGCATATTGATCACGGGGTTGGCCGCTACCTTGGCCTTACTAATTTACAAATAGACGGACAAGAAACAGAGCTCCTCACGCTTGGCTACGCCAATGACGCCAAACTTTATGTACCCGTTTCGTCATTACAGCTCATTTCCAGATACACGGGCGCAGATGAAGATACCGCACCACTGCACAAGCTTGGCACTGACAAATGGAGTGTAGCGAAACAAAAAGCAGCTGAAAAAGCCCGCGACACAGCCGCGGAGTTACTGGAAATATACGCCAAACGTGAGGCTAGAGTCGGTTATGCATTTGCTAAGCCAGACGACCAATATGAGCTCTTCTCGGCAGGATTCCCGTTTGAAGAAACACCTGACCAGCAAATGGCAATCGATGCAGTGATGGCGGATATGTCCGCTAAGAAACCAATGGATCGCTTGGTCTGTGGTGACGTAGGCTTTGGTAAAACAGAAGTTGCTATGCGAGCCGCCTTCTTAGCTGTTCAAGATGGCAAGCAAGTGGCCGTTCTCGTTCCAACCACACTGCTTGCCCAACAGCACTATGAAAATTTTTGCGACCGTTTTGCCGACTGGCCTGTAGAGATCGAACTATTGTCGAGATTTCGTTCAGGCAAACAATCCAACACTTCTATTGATCGACTAGAATCAGGCAAAGCAGACATAGTCGTTGGCACACATAAACTCATCCAAAGTGACATCAAGTTTGCTAATCTAGGCCTAGTCATTATCGATGAGGAACACCGTTTTGGGGTCAAGCAAAAAGAGCAATTCAAAGCTCTGCGAGCAGAAGTAGACATACTCACACTAACCGCCACCCCAATTCCTCGAACGCTAAACATGTCTTTGTCTGGCATTCGTGATTTATCCATTATTGCGACACCACCAGCCAAACGTTTATCCGTAAAAACATTTGTAAAACAAAAAGACGAACATCAAATAAAAGAAGCGATTTTGCGCGAACTTCATCGTGGCGGGCAAGTTTATTACTTACACAATGAAGTACAAACCATCCAAAAAGCCGCAGAAGAATTGGAAGAGTTAATTCCAGAAGCTCGTGTTATTGTGGGTCACGGACAGATGCGTGAAAGAGAACTGGAACAAGTCATGTCAGACTTCTACCACAAAAGAGCCAACGTGCTCGTTTGTTCTACCATTATAGAAACAGGTATCGATATACCGAACGCCAACACTATTATCATTGAACGAGCAGATAAGTTTGGCTTGGCACAACTGCATCAATTACGTGGTCGAGTTGGCCGCTCGCACCATCAAGCCTATGCCTACTTATTAACACCAAATGACCGTAAAGTAACTGGCGATGCAGAAAAACGCCTAGAAGCCATTACACTTGCTGATACTCTCGGCGCAGGATTTACCTTAGCCACTCACGATTTAGAGATTCGCGGCACAGGCGAATTATTGGGTGATGGTCAAAGTGGTCATATTGAACATGTTGGCTTCTCTCTATTTATGGACATGTTAGACCGAGCGGTTAAATCCCTCAAAAATGGTGAGTCTCCAGACATAGATATCACATCTCCAGCACAAACTGATGTGAACTTACGAGTTCCCGCACTTATTCCGGAAGATTATTTAGGTGATGTACATTCACGATTGATTCTGTATAAGCGCATTGCCAGTGCAAAAAGCAGTGATGAATTAAAAGACCTTCAAGTGGAAATGATTGACCGCTTTGGGCTGCTGCCTGACGCAACGAAAAATCTATTTAGGCAAACGGAATTAAAGCTTAAAGCGGAAAGTCTTGGCATTAATAAGATTGAAGCCAATGCCAAAGAAGGTAAAATCTTCTTTAATAGTAAAACACCTGTCGACCCAATGAAGTTGATTAGACTTATTCAAACGAAACCCGACATCTACAAGCTGGTTGGCTCTGATACTTTGAAATTCTTAGCCCCAATGAACAGCGCAGAAGAGCGTTTCCAACAAACGACAATGACTTTGGAATTATTACATTGA
- a CDS encoding CsiV family protein yields the protein MKSLIIIFLSLTLLSTRLFAEDEQINPDTARAYEGYLVTFQWPEALTTEHVDYKNVLSTENLLRLTAEEEKANDPDNNINQSTPFGNMEQRLGTHVTILANRKWTLIFKHPGDTIKKSFHSTQEKDGYPELTANIAITLGRYLESDIQYKYYLFDSFTQPETTPEQDNQNSNQAGTSLFFSQSETEQKAKPEFKEFEPALVLTLNQSNKTASKKVNYLDHPTIGTLIYFEPIELEDAIEKIAEQSVTPETGSSLTYDSLQSTNELTNK from the coding sequence TTGAAATCGCTAATTATTATCTTCTTATCCCTGACGTTACTTAGCACTCGTCTTTTTGCTGAAGACGAACAAATCAACCCGGATACAGCCAGAGCTTATGAAGGCTATTTGGTGACATTCCAATGGCCTGAAGCCCTCACAACGGAACACGTTGACTACAAAAATGTACTGTCTACAGAAAATCTTCTTCGCCTTACGGCAGAAGAGGAAAAAGCAAACGATCCAGACAACAACATCAACCAATCAACTCCTTTTGGCAATATGGAACAAAGGCTGGGTACACATGTCACCATTTTAGCCAATCGAAAATGGACTCTCATATTCAAACACCCAGGCGATACCATTAAAAAATCTTTCCATAGCACTCAAGAGAAAGATGGCTACCCAGAACTTACTGCGAACATTGCCATCACCTTGGGGCGCTATTTAGAATCAGACATCCAATACAAATATTATTTGTTTGATAGCTTTACTCAACCAGAAACAACACCAGAACAAGACAACCAAAACTCGAATCAAGCAGGAACAAGCCTGTTTTTTTCTCAGTCTGAAACTGAGCAAAAAGCAAAGCCTGAATTCAAAGAGTTCGAACCGGCATTGGTATTAACACTGAACCAAAGCAATAAAACTGCTAGCAAAAAAGTAAACTACCTAGATCATCCAACGATTGGTACGTTAATATATTTTGAGCCAATAGAGCTAGAAGACGCCATTGAAAAAATTGCCGAACAATCAGTCACGCCCGAAACCGGAAGCAGCCTGACCTATGACTCCCTTCAAAGTACAAATGAACTAACGAACAAATAA
- the sohB gene encoding protease SohB, protein MLEFLTDYAGFLLRLVSVALVIGFLLAVLSSGKRKSQPGSLSVTKLNESYDAMKAELDHQLLDKKDLKNIAKEKKKKEKLEKKALKKAPKEAEEVAKKRLYVLDFDGDIKASAVETMREEITAILSVAKPQDEVVVRLESGGGVVHGYGLAASQLQRIREASIPLTICVDKVAASGGYMMACVADKIIAAPFAILGSIGVVAQVPNVHRLLDRSLIDVELHTAGKYKRTLTMLGENTDEGREKFKQDLEDTHGLFKRFVSSQRPQLDIEDIATGDTWYGSEAIDNKLIDLVMTSDAYLVSHYESAEVIQVTYKQPKGMAERLGLSFFSALEQKAVLWIGKITQSRGY, encoded by the coding sequence ATGTTGGAATTTTTAACTGATTACGCCGGTTTTTTATTGAGATTGGTCAGTGTTGCTTTGGTGATAGGTTTTCTTTTGGCTGTTTTATCTAGTGGGAAGCGTAAATCGCAACCAGGTAGTTTGTCCGTTACTAAGTTGAATGAAAGTTATGATGCCATGAAGGCTGAGTTGGATCATCAGCTATTGGATAAAAAAGATCTTAAAAACATAGCAAAAGAAAAAAAGAAAAAAGAAAAACTGGAAAAGAAGGCGTTAAAAAAAGCACCGAAAGAGGCAGAGGAAGTCGCAAAGAAGCGTCTTTACGTCTTGGATTTTGATGGTGATATAAAGGCGTCAGCAGTTGAAACCATGCGTGAAGAAATTACCGCAATTTTAAGTGTGGCTAAACCTCAGGATGAGGTGGTGGTTCGTTTAGAGAGTGGTGGTGGTGTTGTGCATGGTTATGGTTTAGCAGCATCTCAGTTGCAGCGCATCCGAGAGGCCAGTATTCCGTTAACGATTTGTGTTGATAAAGTAGCAGCCAGTGGCGGTTATATGATGGCTTGTGTGGCTGATAAAATTATTGCAGCACCGTTTGCGATTCTTGGTTCTATTGGTGTCGTTGCGCAAGTTCCGAATGTGCATAGATTGCTTGATAGGAGCTTGATTGATGTGGAACTTCACACGGCGGGTAAGTATAAGCGTACTTTAACTATGTTGGGTGAAAATACGGATGAGGGCCGAGAAAAATTTAAACAAGACCTAGAAGATACTCACGGTTTGTTTAAACGATTTGTTTCGAGCCAGCGTCCACAGTTGGATATTGAAGACATTGCAACAGGTGATACTTGGTATGGTTCAGAGGCAATAGACAATAAACTGATTGACCTAGTAATGACCAGTGATGCGTATTTGGTTTCTCATTATGAAAGCGCTGAAGTGATACAAGTGACTTATAAGCAGCCAAAGGGAATGGCGGAACGTTTAGGTTTGTCTTTCTTTTCTGCTCTGGAGCAAAAAGCCGTGTTGTGGATTGGGAAAATCACCCAATCTCGAGGGTATTAA